A genomic stretch from Alteribacter keqinensis includes:
- the pdxK gene encoding pyridoxine/pyridoxal/pyridoxamine kinase: protein MKKALTIAGSDTSGGAGIQADLSTFQELGVYGMTALTTIVTMDPKNGWSHNVFPQPMELVETQLETILDGVGVDAMKTGMLGSSEMIEMAARTIDEKGIKNVVVDPVMVCKGADEPLHPEHTVSYREALVPKATVVTPNLFEASQLSGVNPIETLDDMKQAAARIKELGADYVLVKGGGSIGETAVDVLYDGEDFEILESEKIDTDYTHGAGCTYSSAICAGLATGKDVRTAVRDAKVFISKAIEGSFALNEYIGPVKRYANREQ, encoded by the coding sequence ATGAAAAAAGCACTTACAATTGCAGGGTCGGATACGAGCGGAGGCGCCGGTATCCAGGCTGACCTTTCAACCTTCCAGGAGCTTGGTGTATACGGAATGACAGCTCTTACAACAATCGTAACAATGGACCCTAAAAACGGATGGTCCCATAATGTATTTCCGCAGCCGATGGAACTCGTTGAAACGCAGCTTGAAACCATTCTAGACGGGGTTGGTGTTGATGCGATGAAAACAGGCATGCTCGGATCCAGTGAGATGATCGAGATGGCTGCCCGTACAATAGATGAAAAAGGCATTAAGAACGTCGTTGTGGACCCGGTAATGGTATGTAAAGGTGCCGACGAGCCACTTCACCCTGAGCATACAGTAAGCTACCGTGAAGCCCTCGTTCCTAAAGCGACCGTTGTTACGCCAAACCTGTTTGAAGCTTCTCAATTGAGCGGCGTAAACCCTATTGAAACACTTGATGACATGAAACAGGCTGCAGCGAGAATCAAGGAGCTTGGCGCAGACTACGTTCTTGTTAAAGGCGGCGGTTCCATCGGAGAAACAGCCGTTGACGTTCTTTACGACGGAGAGGATTTTGAAATTCTTGAGTCAGAGAAAATCGACACGGATTATACTCACGGTGCAGGCTGCACCTACTCTTCCGCTATTTGCGCAGGACTTGCGACCGGCAAAGATGTAAGAACAGCTGTAAGAGATGCGAAGGTCTTTATCTCAAAAGCCATTGAAGGCTCTTTTGCCCTTAATGAATACATTGGGCCGGTTAAACGTTACGCCAACCGCGAGCAGTAA
- a CDS encoding methionine ABC transporter ATP-binding protein — protein sequence MITFDNVSKAYEGKEGTVTAVKDVSFTVNKGDIFGVIGFSGAGKSTLVRCVNLLEEPTAGEVRVNGRDMKSLSAKELREARKKIGMIFQHFNLCESKTVYANIAISLQLSKTPKAKVEKRVKELLSFVGLSDKAESYPDQLSGGQKQRVGIARALATSPEVLLCDEATSALDPQTTKAILELLKKVNREFGITILIITHEMPVIRDICNRVAVMENGEVIESGSVFDVFSRPQAKTTKNFVSSVMQDKLPASVLTHLQTDGKNHHIYRILFEGEMASQPVLSKVGKQFDLEVNVLHGHITELQEKPFGNLIVEFHGESRLIEEAVSFIGENFTIREVDIHEEY from the coding sequence ATGATAACCTTCGACAACGTTTCAAAAGCGTATGAAGGAAAAGAAGGAACAGTAACGGCAGTCAAAGACGTGTCGTTTACCGTTAATAAAGGTGATATCTTTGGTGTCATCGGATTCAGCGGTGCAGGGAAGAGTACCCTCGTCCGGTGTGTAAACCTTCTTGAAGAACCTACTGCAGGTGAGGTAAGGGTCAACGGACGGGACATGAAAAGCCTTTCGGCAAAAGAGCTGAGAGAAGCAAGGAAAAAAATCGGCATGATATTTCAGCACTTTAACCTGTGCGAATCCAAGACCGTTTACGCAAATATCGCTATTTCCCTTCAGCTGAGCAAGACGCCGAAAGCGAAAGTAGAAAAGAGAGTAAAGGAGCTTCTGTCCTTTGTTGGTCTGAGCGACAAAGCTGAAAGTTACCCTGATCAGCTTTCGGGAGGTCAGAAGCAGCGGGTGGGTATCGCACGTGCGCTGGCTACTTCACCGGAAGTGCTGTTGTGTGACGAAGCAACATCGGCACTTGATCCTCAAACAACAAAAGCGATTCTCGAGCTGCTGAAAAAAGTGAATCGCGAATTTGGTATTACGATACTTATAATCACGCACGAAATGCCGGTCATTCGTGATATTTGTAACCGGGTTGCAGTAATGGAGAATGGGGAAGTCATTGAGTCGGGCAGCGTATTCGATGTTTTTTCACGTCCACAGGCAAAAACGACGAAGAACTTTGTCAGCTCTGTGATGCAGGACAAGCTCCCGGCCTCGGTGCTTACTCATTTACAGACAGATGGAAAAAATCATCACATCTACCGGATTCTTTTTGAAGGAGAAATGGCGAGTCAGCCTGTCCTGTCAAAAGTGGGAAAGCAGTTTGACCTGGAAGTGAACGTCCTCCACGGCCATATTACCGAGCTTCAGGAAAAGCCGTTCGGCAACCTGATTGTCGAATTCCACGGCGAGTCCCGGCTGATCGAAGAGGCCGTCTCGTTTATCGGAGAAAATTTCACCATAAGGGAGGTGGACATCCATGAGGAGTACTGA
- a CDS encoding LTA synthase family protein produces the protein MRTFFHNHRLFILCLLTLWLKTFIVSAFVFQVTISNILQAIVFILNPLSFILVFFTIGLLFYEKVQRWYFTILLLLLSITLYSNAVYFREFTDIITLPMLVMSGNAGDLSTSVFELIKWYDILFFIDFIVFALLLWKRPGLLPVTQLGFSKNRRLFAVAGVIVLVVIALSQVERPQNPETMTHSFDREGLIKRYGLYNFYVYDAFLHTRTAVLAVISEEDDWEDIEDHLSQYRKPPNPEAFGIAEGKNVVFISMESIESFVIGETVNDEEITPYLNELIEDSYYFPNFYDQTGQGKTSDAEFMINTGLYPVGRGAVFHTHTDNEYMGLPDMLRDEGYYTASFHGNDRTFYNRDVMYGNLGYDYYYSKSYFDVTEENSVGWGLKDIDFFEQSMDYVKDLPEPFYATFLTLTNHFPYELDEEDHFIEPYTSSSDILNRYIPTVRYTDEAIRLFMEDMKEEGLYEDTIFVLYGDHYGIAESHNEAMGEFLGKEIDPFENTQLARVPLIIHIPGQEGEEVDTVAGKVDIKPTIMNLLGIPEYPHVLFGTDLLSNQREDFAVLRNGTIISNEYMYTAETCYDKKTKAPTTPESCDPIRDRGEWEIFYSDSIIYGDLLRFR, from the coding sequence ATGAGAACGTTTTTTCATAACCACCGTTTGTTCATCCTTTGTCTTCTCACTTTGTGGTTAAAGACGTTTATCGTTTCAGCGTTTGTGTTTCAGGTAACGATAAGCAACATCCTTCAGGCAATCGTTTTCATCCTTAATCCTCTTTCATTTATACTTGTGTTCTTTACGATAGGGCTTTTATTTTATGAAAAAGTCCAGCGTTGGTACTTTACAATCCTTTTGCTGCTCCTCAGCATTACCTTGTACAGCAACGCCGTTTATTTTCGGGAATTTACCGACATTATCACGCTGCCTATGCTTGTGATGAGCGGAAATGCGGGAGATCTGAGCACAAGTGTTTTTGAACTCATAAAATGGTACGATATCCTGTTTTTCATAGACTTTATTGTATTTGCACTTCTGTTATGGAAGAGGCCGGGTCTTCTTCCGGTAACGCAGCTCGGTTTCAGTAAAAACCGCAGATTGTTCGCCGTGGCAGGAGTCATTGTCCTCGTGGTCATCGCCCTCTCCCAGGTGGAGAGGCCCCAGAATCCTGAAACCATGACTCATTCCTTTGACAGAGAAGGGCTGATTAAGCGGTACGGCCTGTATAATTTTTATGTCTACGATGCTTTTTTACACACAAGAACCGCGGTTCTGGCTGTGATCTCTGAAGAAGACGACTGGGAAGACATTGAAGATCATTTGTCCCAGTATCGTAAGCCTCCTAATCCGGAAGCATTTGGAATAGCTGAAGGAAAAAACGTCGTGTTCATTTCAATGGAATCAATTGAGAGTTTTGTTATAGGGGAGACGGTGAATGATGAAGAAATCACCCCTTACTTAAACGAACTTATAGAAGATAGCTATTACTTCCCCAACTTTTATGACCAGACCGGACAGGGGAAAACATCAGATGCGGAGTTTATGATCAATACCGGTCTTTATCCCGTGGGCAGGGGGGCTGTTTTTCATACCCACACAGATAACGAATACATGGGACTCCCTGACATGTTAAGGGACGAAGGCTACTACACGGCATCCTTTCACGGGAATGACCGCACGTTCTATAACCGTGATGTCATGTATGGAAACCTCGGGTACGATTATTATTATTCGAAAAGTTATTTTGACGTAACAGAGGAAAACAGTGTGGGCTGGGGTCTTAAGGATATTGATTTCTTTGAGCAGTCCATGGACTATGTCAAGGATCTGCCCGAGCCTTTTTATGCAACGTTTCTGACTTTAACCAATCACTTTCCTTATGAGCTGGATGAAGAGGATCATTTCATTGAGCCGTATACGTCTTCCAGTGACATCCTGAACCGTTATATCCCAACTGTCCGTTATACGGATGAAGCAATCAGGCTGTTCATGGAAGATATGAAAGAAGAGGGCCTCTATGAAGATACCATCTTTGTGCTTTACGGGGACCATTACGGTATTGCGGAGAGTCATAACGAAGCGATGGGGGAGTTCCTCGGTAAAGAGATTGATCCGTTTGAAAATACCCAGCTTGCAAGGGTTCCATTAATCATTCACATTCCCGGCCAGGAAGGGGAAGAGGTTGATACGGTTGCAGGCAAAGTAGATATTAAGCCGACGATCATGAACCTGCTTGGCATACCGGAATATCCCCACGTTCTCTTTGGTACCGATCTGTTATCCAATCAGCGGGAAGACTTTGCGGTCCTCCGGAACGGGACGATTATCTCAAATGAGTACATGTATACCGCAGAAACCTGTTATGACAAGAAAACGAAAGCGCCCACAACCCCGGAGTCATGTGATCCGATCCGTGACCGGGGAGAGTGGGAGATCTTCTACTCCGACAGTATTATTTATGGTGACCTCCTGAGGTTCCGCTAG
- a CDS encoding methionine ABC transporter permease codes for MRSTDWSTFWVRVWEATLETLAMTAFPLVFASLIGIPLGVAVVVTRKGQLFENKVAFIILNTIVNMVRSVPFIILLVALIPLTRLIVGTTIGTTAAMVPLVIFAAPFIARLVESSLLEVDPGVTEAAKSMGATPWQIIFRFLIPEALSSLVLNLTIATVGLVGASAMAGAIGSGGLGDLAIAYGYQRFHTDVMIVTVILLIIIVQVIQAGGNHLSRAIRRR; via the coding sequence ATGAGGAGTACTGATTGGAGTACTTTTTGGGTCCGGGTGTGGGAAGCCACCCTTGAAACCCTGGCCATGACAGCTTTTCCTTTAGTCTTTGCCAGCCTGATCGGAATTCCGCTCGGGGTAGCGGTAGTTGTAACACGAAAGGGTCAGTTATTTGAAAACAAAGTAGCCTTTATCATATTAAATACCATTGTTAACATGGTCCGTTCCGTGCCGTTTATTATTTTGCTGGTTGCACTTATCCCATTAACAAGGCTGATCGTAGGCACAACTATTGGAACAACGGCTGCCATGGTCCCGCTCGTGATTTTCGCGGCACCCTTTATTGCCCGTCTCGTTGAAAGCAGCCTTTTGGAAGTCGATCCCGGAGTGACGGAAGCAGCCAAGTCCATGGGAGCAACCCCGTGGCAGATCATCTTCAGATTTTTAATACCCGAAGCTCTGAGCTCACTCGTGCTCAATTTAACCATTGCCACCGTTGGTCTTGTAGGGGCCTCGGCTATGGCAGGGGCAATCGGTTCCGGTGGACTTGGAGACCTGGCCATTGCTTATGGGTATCAGCGTTTCCACACAGACGTTATGATCGTAACGGTGATTCTGCTTATCATTATCGTTCAGGTTATCCAGGCAGGTGGTAACCACTTATCAAGGGCAATCCGCCGCAGGTAA
- a CDS encoding alanine/glycine:cation symporter family protein translates to MMEQLNDFIGFLSDLVWGVPLLVLLVGTGIYLTFRLAFLQFRMLPYALKLSFNPKSQDKKSKGDISHFQALTTALAATIGTGNIAGVATAVVLGGPGAVFWMWISALFGMATKYAEAILAVKYREEGADGTMSGGPMYYIEKGLKLKWLAVLFAVFGAIAAFGIGNLVQSNSVASAMESSFNVPFWLTGVVLTVLAGLVILGGIKSIGKVTAYFVPFMALFYVIAGLVLMIQNFDLVPAAVGLIFTDAFTGEAVAGGAIGAVIRWGVARGVFSNEAGLGSAPIAAAAARTDYPGRQALVSMTQVFIDTIVVCSITGIAIVMGNMYASGDLNGADLTAATFEFFLGGAGSMIVAIGLAFFAFSTILGWSYYGEKCFGYLVKGNAVKFYRFAFVLMIFVGAITELSFVWGVADVLNGLMAVPNLIGLLGLSGVVVAETNRFLKVAREEKERARSAS, encoded by the coding sequence ATGATGGAACAATTAAACGATTTTATTGGCTTTTTAAGTGATCTGGTCTGGGGAGTGCCTTTGCTTGTCCTTCTTGTCGGGACAGGAATCTATTTGACATTCCGGCTTGCCTTCCTGCAGTTTCGGATGCTGCCTTATGCACTGAAGCTGTCCTTCAATCCAAAAAGCCAGGATAAGAAGTCAAAAGGGGACATTTCTCACTTTCAGGCATTAACGACAGCTCTTGCTGCTACGATTGGTACCGGTAACATTGCCGGGGTGGCAACAGCCGTTGTTCTCGGAGGACCGGGGGCTGTTTTCTGGATGTGGATCTCCGCCTTGTTCGGGATGGCCACAAAGTATGCAGAGGCCATTCTCGCCGTTAAGTACCGGGAAGAAGGCGCAGACGGTACAATGTCCGGCGGTCCGATGTATTACATTGAAAAAGGACTTAAGCTTAAATGGCTTGCCGTTCTTTTCGCAGTATTCGGTGCCATAGCTGCATTTGGTATTGGAAACCTGGTGCAGTCCAACTCTGTAGCCAGCGCCATGGAATCGTCTTTTAATGTGCCATTCTGGCTCACAGGTGTGGTACTTACTGTTTTAGCCGGCCTTGTTATTCTTGGCGGAATTAAGAGTATCGGTAAAGTTACGGCTTACTTTGTTCCGTTTATGGCATTATTTTATGTTATCGCCGGTCTTGTTCTCATGATTCAAAACTTTGACCTTGTACCTGCTGCTGTCGGGCTGATTTTCACTGATGCGTTTACAGGAGAAGCAGTGGCCGGTGGTGCCATTGGTGCTGTTATCCGCTGGGGTGTGGCCCGAGGGGTCTTCTCAAACGAAGCGGGTCTTGGTTCTGCACCAATTGCTGCAGCTGCCGCACGTACTGACTACCCTGGCCGTCAGGCACTTGTCTCTATGACGCAGGTATTTATTGATACAATTGTTGTCTGTTCCATCACGGGTATCGCGATAGTCATGGGTAACATGTATGCAAGCGGAGATTTAAATGGTGCTGACCTGACTGCTGCAACATTTGAGTTCTTCCTCGGTGGTGCCGGTTCCATGATTGTAGCCATCGGTCTTGCATTCTTTGCTTTCTCTACTATCCTCGGCTGGTCTTACTATGGTGAGAAATGCTTTGGATATCTGGTGAAAGGAAATGCGGTTAAATTCTACCGTTTTGCCTTTGTACTCATGATCTTTGTTGGTGCAATCACTGAACTGAGCTTTGTATGGGGCGTTGCCGATGTCCTGAACGGGTTAATGGCTGTACCTAACTTAATCGGTCTTCTCGGTCTCTCCGGAGTCGTTGTTGCTGAAACCAACCGATTCCTGAAAGTAGCCAGGGAAGAAAAAGAAAGGGCAAGATCTGCGAGTTAA
- a CDS encoding GGDEF domain-containing protein gives MNIGVLFLFAILGGTIISRERKHYAERITFENMAKGDYLTGLYNHRTFQEHLRELLEKNAPLFLVMSDIDNFKSINDTYGHVTSDHVLKNIGNCLKELPDGEAYRCGGEEFAMIITTASGQLVQEGIKNISRIIEETNRELLPELRVTMSFGFSRYAGEKAESFISRTDKKLYEAKTGGKNQVVGSG, from the coding sequence TTGAATATTGGCGTTCTGTTCTTGTTTGCGATTCTTGGAGGCACAATTATCTCCCGTGAGCGCAAACATTATGCTGAGAGAATAACTTTCGAGAATATGGCAAAAGGGGATTATCTCACGGGTCTCTATAATCACAGGACGTTTCAGGAACACTTGAGGGAGCTTCTTGAAAAAAACGCCCCGCTCTTTCTCGTAATGTCAGATATTGATAACTTTAAATCTATTAATGATACATACGGACACGTTACCAGTGATCATGTTTTGAAAAATATCGGCAACTGTCTTAAAGAATTACCGGACGGGGAGGCGTACCGTTGCGGAGGAGAAGAGTTTGCCATGATTATCACCACTGCTTCCGGCCAGTTGGTCCAGGAGGGTATAAAAAACATCAGCAGGATAATTGAAGAAACGAACCGCGAGCTGCTTCCGGAGTTACGGGTTACGATGAGTTTTGGCTTCAGCAGGTATGCTGGGGAGAAAGCAGAATCCTTTATTTCACGCACTGACAAAAAGCTGTACGAAGCAAAAACAGGCGGGAAAAATCAGGTTGTGGGATCTGGATAA
- a CDS encoding YjiH family protein: protein MNKEKHDTSQSGSFWKFLIPSLIGIGLFMTPVPVDGEVTIPVAILANLLEDTLASVLPAILTIIISLSFIGSLIAILMKKGKPQTFSNTPFVERLLVVGPFWLIVRFVAFVLAIMTFFQIGPEAVYNEYTGGLLLMEGGLLPLLFTVFLFAGLFLPLLLNFGLLELFGSLLTKLMRPLFKLPGRSSIDSLTSWLGDGTIGVLLTSKQYEEGFYSKREAAVIGTTFSVVSITFSLVVIMEVGLEHMFFQFYGTVALAGFIAALIMPRIPPLSRKANTYANGQESQLDESIPKGYNAFSWGFKQAKKRAAQSKGPGEFMKDGGKNVLDMWLGVAPVVMAFGTLALVVAEFTPVFSWLGAPFIPILNLMQIPEAALASEALVVGFADMFLPAIFASGIESELTRFIIACVSVTQLIYLSEVGGVLLGSKIPVKFRDLLIIYLLRTLITLPIITIVAHLIF, encoded by the coding sequence ATGAACAAGGAAAAACATGATACATCACAATCCGGTTCTTTCTGGAAATTTTTAATTCCTTCATTAATTGGGATCGGGTTGTTTATGACACCGGTACCCGTTGACGGTGAAGTAACAATTCCCGTTGCTATACTGGCAAACTTATTAGAAGACACACTCGCTTCTGTGCTTCCGGCAATTTTAACGATTATTATCTCTCTCAGCTTTATTGGTTCACTCATTGCTATTTTAATGAAAAAAGGAAAACCTCAGACCTTTTCCAATACACCGTTTGTTGAGAGGCTTCTCGTTGTAGGTCCTTTCTGGCTCATTGTTCGTTTTGTTGCTTTCGTTCTTGCAATTATGACGTTCTTCCAGATCGGACCTGAAGCAGTATACAACGAATATACCGGCGGCTTGTTATTAATGGAGGGCGGGCTTCTTCCCCTTCTCTTCACAGTATTTTTGTTTGCCGGGCTGTTTTTGCCCCTGCTCTTAAACTTTGGTTTACTCGAACTGTTTGGTTCATTGTTAACGAAGCTTATGCGCCCCCTCTTTAAATTACCGGGACGTTCTTCGATTGACTCCCTTACTTCATGGCTTGGGGACGGGACTATCGGGGTTCTGTTAACGAGTAAACAATACGAAGAAGGCTTTTATTCAAAACGTGAAGCGGCTGTTATCGGTACGACCTTCTCTGTTGTTTCCATTACATTCAGCCTGGTCGTTATTATGGAAGTCGGCCTTGAGCATATGTTTTTCCAGTTTTATGGAACAGTTGCATTAGCCGGATTTATTGCTGCACTGATCATGCCGCGTATTCCACCGCTGTCAAGAAAAGCGAATACTTATGCAAACGGTCAGGAAAGCCAGCTTGATGAGTCGATTCCAAAAGGCTATAATGCATTTTCCTGGGGATTCAAGCAGGCAAAAAAACGTGCTGCTCAAAGTAAAGGGCCGGGAGAATTTATGAAAGACGGCGGTAAGAACGTTCTCGACATGTGGCTTGGTGTGGCACCGGTTGTTATGGCTTTCGGTACACTTGCCCTTGTAGTGGCCGAGTTCACTCCTGTCTTTTCATGGCTCGGAGCTCCGTTTATTCCAATCCTGAATTTGATGCAGATTCCTGAAGCTGCCCTTGCATCGGAGGCATTGGTTGTCGGTTTTGCAGACATGTTCCTCCCTGCTATTTTTGCTTCTGGTATTGAAAGTGAATTGACCCGCTTTATTATTGCCTGTGTGTCCGTTACGCAGCTGATCTATCTTTCTGAAGTCGGGGGAGTTCTTCTTGGATCAAAAATTCCGGTGAAGTTCCGTGACCTGCTTATTATTTATCTGCTTCGTACACTGATTACACTGCCGATTATTACAATCGTTGCTCATTTGATCTTTTAA
- a CDS encoding aminopeptidase, which translates to MSQFEQKLAKYAELAVRMGINIQEGQDVVVNAPVTSADFVRLVVKECYEAGAKNVHIEWHDDESARIRYDLAPMDAFKEFPEWKARGLETLAENGAAFLTIKSTDPDLFKGVPAERIATNNKTAGEATNTFRKFVQSDKVAWCVTAAPSPGWAKKVFPEASEEEAQEKLWEAIFEAVRVNTEDPVQAWKDHDVTLNTKATFLNEQKYKALHYTAEGTDLTIELPEGHIWAGGGSANTSGTHFIANMPTEEVFTAPKKGGVNGTVRNTKPLNYSGNLIDGFSLTFENGKVVDFEAEEGYETLKHLLDTDEGARYLGEVALVPHSSPISQSGILFYNTLYDENASNHIALGSAYAFCVEGGPDMSKEEQEELGINNSITHVDFMIGSADMNIDGIKEDGSREPVFRNGEWATND; encoded by the coding sequence ATGAGTCAATTCGAACAAAAGCTTGCTAAATATGCCGAACTGGCAGTCCGTATGGGAATCAACATCCAGGAAGGACAGGACGTTGTAGTCAACGCACCTGTTACCTCTGCCGACTTTGTCCGCCTGGTTGTAAAAGAGTGTTACGAAGCCGGAGCTAAAAACGTACATATTGAATGGCATGACGATGAGTCTGCACGCATCCGCTACGACCTGGCACCTATGGATGCATTTAAGGAATTCCCTGAATGGAAAGCCCGTGGACTTGAGACACTTGCAGAAAACGGAGCTGCATTTTTAACGATAAAATCAACAGATCCTGATCTCTTCAAAGGTGTTCCTGCCGAGCGTATTGCAACAAACAATAAAACAGCCGGCGAAGCAACAAACACTTTCCGTAAATTTGTGCAGTCGGACAAAGTTGCCTGGTGCGTCACTGCAGCACCCTCTCCGGGATGGGCTAAGAAAGTGTTCCCAGAGGCTTCTGAAGAAGAAGCACAGGAAAAACTTTGGGAAGCCATCTTTGAAGCTGTACGCGTTAATACGGAAGACCCTGTCCAGGCATGGAAAGATCACGATGTGACACTTAACACAAAAGCGACATTTCTTAATGAACAAAAATATAAAGCCCTTCACTACACTGCTGAAGGAACAGACCTTACAATTGAACTTCCGGAAGGGCATATATGGGCCGGCGGCGGCAGTGCAAACACATCAGGCACTCACTTCATCGCCAACATGCCGACAGAAGAAGTGTTTACAGCACCGAAAAAAGGCGGCGTAAACGGCACAGTCCGCAATACAAAGCCTTTAAATTACAGCGGTAACCTGATTGACGGTTTCTCCCTTACTTTTGAAAACGGTAAGGTCGTAGACTTTGAAGCAGAAGAAGGATACGAAACACTTAAACACCTTCTTGATACAGACGAAGGCGCCCGCTATCTGGGTGAGGTTGCACTTGTTCCTCACAGTTCTCCAATCTCCCAGTCCGGCATCCTTTTCTACAACACACTTTATGACGAAAATGCTTCCAACCACATTGCTCTTGGAAGCGCCTATGCATTCTGTGTTGAAGGCGGCCCTGACATGAGCAAGGAAGAGCAGGAAGAGCTCGGAATCAATAACAGCATCACACACGTTGATTTCATGATCGGCTCAGCTGACATGAACATTGATGGAATTAAAGAAGACGGAAGCCGTGAGCCGGTATTCAGAAACGGTGAATGGGCAACGAACGATTAA
- a CDS encoding MetQ/NlpA family ABC transporter substrate-binding protein: MKKALTTALSALSLTALAACGGGEDDENTVTVGVNGSGIPLWEYMAEKAAEEGITIEIQEFSDYVRPNMALADGEVDFNAFQTISYFDNFIEEHNLDLEPIAGTYIAPMGLYSDKYESHEEIPEGATIAVPQEETNQGRALLLLQEAGFIELPEDFDGIGDASDIVENHHDLNIEEVQAAHTPRVIPDVDASVINNGVAVEAGFIPVNDAIFIEDADGAAAYVNILAVQAEDKDNETLQRIAELYHEEDTQEFIIDLYENSLLPTFIDDVDELRDY; the protein is encoded by the coding sequence ATGAAGAAAGCATTAACAACAGCGTTATCAGCATTATCTCTTACGGCACTTGCTGCTTGTGGAGGTGGAGAAGACGACGAAAATACAGTAACAGTCGGTGTAAACGGATCAGGTATCCCTTTGTGGGAATACATGGCTGAGAAAGCAGCCGAAGAAGGCATTACGATTGAAATCCAGGAATTCTCCGACTATGTAAGACCAAATATGGCACTGGCCGATGGAGAAGTGGATTTTAACGCATTCCAGACGATTTCCTATTTTGATAATTTCATTGAAGAGCACAATCTGGACCTGGAGCCGATTGCAGGAACGTACATTGCACCTATGGGTCTTTATTCCGATAAATATGAATCTCACGAAGAGATCCCGGAAGGGGCAACCATTGCCGTACCACAGGAAGAAACAAACCAGGGGCGTGCACTTCTCCTTCTTCAGGAAGCAGGATTTATTGAACTCCCTGAAGACTTTGACGGTATTGGAGATGCCAGTGACATCGTGGAAAACCACCATGATCTTAACATTGAAGAAGTACAGGCTGCCCATACACCACGCGTAATTCCTGATGTGGATGCATCCGTTATCAATAACGGTGTTGCAGTAGAGGCTGGCTTTATCCCGGTTAACGATGCCATTTTCATCGAAGACGCAGACGGTGCTGCTGCATATGTAAATATTCTGGCAGTGCAGGCTGAAGACAAAGACAATGAGACACTCCAGCGTATTGCCGAGCTTTATCATGAAGAAGATACTCAGGAGTTTATCATCGACCTTTACGAAAACTCACTTCTACCAACCTTTATTGATGACGTGGATGAACTGAGAGATTATTAA